The Lycium ferocissimum isolate CSIRO_LF1 chromosome 1, AGI_CSIRO_Lferr_CH_V1, whole genome shotgun sequence genome includes a region encoding these proteins:
- the LOC132051080 gene encoding flowering locus K homology domain-like isoform X2, translated as MTDENFEQPETGNLHGTENLDNMNSVQDNDNVNGKDNMEGADHVHESDYVQDTNHVHEADHVQDTDHVHEADHVHDTDHVHDTDAVQNMDNIHESDTTLGVNTAPEETHASEEVKVTSIDTGAGEEKKWPGWPGENVFRMLVPAQKVGSIIGRRGEYIKKTCEETKARIKVLDGPPGTTERAVMISAKEDPSLSIPPAMDGLLKVHKRIVDVDTDSARAPPVTGRPVTTRLLVAASQAGNLIGKQGSTIKTIQDTSHCTIRVIGEEHLPLFALPDDSVVEIQGEPAGVHKAVEMVASHLRKFLVDRSVIGVFEMQMQMPNARPNQNMPPPGPTQSWAPPPSGFPGSAGGGPGYGHNTQYMPPPRQFDAYFPPVDMPPLEKQPRQGPPPYSRDASMGAYGKNVQTQQSMVTKVTQNMQIPLSYADAVIGTSGSNISYVRRTSGASIAVQETRGVPGEMTVEITGSAAQVQTAQQLIQNSIADATSSMQNTAAGPPSQGYNPYSQGPVYTSPSGGTGHPSAGDYGSIYGSSYGY; from the exons ATGACTGATGAAAATTTTGAGCAACCTGAGACGGGTAACTTGCATGGCACAGAAAACCTGGATAATATGAACAGTGTTCAGGACAACGATAATGTCAATGGCAAGGATAATATGGAAGGCGCTGATCACGTGCATGAATCTGATTACGTGCAGGACACCAATCATGTGCACGAAGCTGATCATGTGCAGGACACTGATCATGTGCATGAGGCAGATCATGTACATGACACTGATCATGTCCATGATACAGATGCTGTGCAGAACATGGATAATATTCATGAGTCAGATACTACTCTTGGCGTGAATACCGCACCTGAGGAGACACATGCTTCTGAGGAGGTAAAAGTTACTTCAATTGATACAGGGGCTGgcgaagaaaaaaaatggccgGGCTGGCCAGGAGAAAACGTTTTCAGGATGTTAGTTCCCGCTCAGAAGGTGGGTAGTATCATTGGTCGCAGAGGAGAGTATATTAAGAAGACTTGTGAGGAGACAAAAGCTCGCATTAAGGTCCTTGATGGTCCTCCTGGGACCACTGAAAGAGCT GTGATGATATCTGCGAAAGAAGATCCAAGCCTGTCAATTCCGCCTGCTATGGATGGTCTTTTGAAGGTTCACAAGCGGATTGTTGATGTAGACACTGATTCAGCTAGAGCTCCACCAGTCACTGGGAGGCCAGTCACGACCAGACTACTTGTGGCAGCCTCACAGGCTGGAAACTTGATTGGGAAACAGGGTAGCACTATTAAGACTATTCAAGACACATCTCATTGCACCATTCGAGTAATTGGAGAAG AGCACCTTCCACTTTTTGCTCTTCCTGATGACAGTGTTGTTGAGATACAAGGAGAGCCCGCCGGCGTGCATAAAGCAGTTGAAATGGTTGCATCACATCTCAGGAAATTTTTAGTTGATCGTAGTGTAATTGGAGTATTTGAGATGCAA ATGCAAATGCCAAATGCTCGACCAAATCAGAACATGCCTCCGCCTGGACCTACTCAGTCATGGGCCCCTCCTCCATCCGGTTTTCCTGGGAGTGCTGGCGGTGGACCTGGTTATGGGCACAACACTCAGTATATGCCGCCTCCACGACAGTTCGATGCTTATTTTCCACCGGTAGACATGCCACCATTGGAAAAACAGCCGCGTCAGGGCCCCCCTCCTTATAGTAGAGATGCTTCAATGGGAGCTTATGGTAAAAATGTGCAAACACAACAATCTATGGTTACAAAG GTCACACAAAACATGCAAATTCCTTTGTCCTATGCTGATGCTGTTATCGGGACCTCTGGTTCAAATATTAGCTATGTTCGTCGGACCAGTGGTGCTTCTATTGCAGTTCAGGAAACAAGGGGTGTTCCTGGTGAGATGACTGTGGAGATAACTGGATCCGCAGCACAAGTGCAAACAGCGCAGCAATTAATTCAG AATTCTATTGCTGATGCTACCAGCTCAATGCAGAACACTGCGGCTGGACCACCTTCCCAAGGCTATAATCCTTATTCTCAAGGTCCTGTATATACTTCACCATCAGGTGGCACTGGTCATCCATCTGCGGGGGATTATGGTTCCATTTATGGATCCAGCTATGGTTATTGA
- the LOC132051080 gene encoding flowering locus K homology domain-like isoform X1 has product MHVFLSPPYHTKLGVRSAYILPSPDLTCGIILGLLLLHVFHLFSYFLGKHYGTNFMKVNCYVPASTQKMTDENFEQPETGNLHGTENLDNMNSVQDNDNVNGKDNMEGADHVHESDYVQDTNHVHEADHVQDTDHVHEADHVHDTDHVHDTDAVQNMDNIHESDTTLGVNTAPEETHASEEVKVTSIDTGAGEEKKWPGWPGENVFRMLVPAQKVGSIIGRRGEYIKKTCEETKARIKVLDGPPGTTERAVMISAKEDPSLSIPPAMDGLLKVHKRIVDVDTDSARAPPVTGRPVTTRLLVAASQAGNLIGKQGSTIKTIQDTSHCTIRVIGEEHLPLFALPDDSVVEIQGEPAGVHKAVEMVASHLRKFLVDRSVIGVFEMQMQMPNARPNQNMPPPGPTQSWAPPPSGFPGSAGGGPGYGHNTQYMPPPRQFDAYFPPVDMPPLEKQPRQGPPPYSRDASMGAYGKNVQTQQSMVTKVTQNMQIPLSYADAVIGTSGSNISYVRRTSGASIAVQETRGVPGEMTVEITGSAAQVQTAQQLIQNSIADATSSMQNTAAGPPSQGYNPYSQGPVYTSPSGGTGHPSAGDYGSIYGSSYGY; this is encoded by the exons ATGCATGTTTTTCTATCTCCTCCGTACCACACAAAgttaggggtaaggtctgcatatatcctaccctccccagacctcacctGTGGGATCAtactgggtttgttgttgttgcatgttttccatcttttttcttattttttgggAAAGCATTACGGTACCAACTTCATGAAGGTAAACTGTTATGTTCCAGCTTCTACACAG AAAATGACTGATGAAAATTTTGAGCAACCTGAGACGGGTAACTTGCATGGCACAGAAAACCTGGATAATATGAACAGTGTTCAGGACAACGATAATGTCAATGGCAAGGATAATATGGAAGGCGCTGATCACGTGCATGAATCTGATTACGTGCAGGACACCAATCATGTGCACGAAGCTGATCATGTGCAGGACACTGATCATGTGCATGAGGCAGATCATGTACATGACACTGATCATGTCCATGATACAGATGCTGTGCAGAACATGGATAATATTCATGAGTCAGATACTACTCTTGGCGTGAATACCGCACCTGAGGAGACACATGCTTCTGAGGAGGTAAAAGTTACTTCAATTGATACAGGGGCTGgcgaagaaaaaaaatggccgGGCTGGCCAGGAGAAAACGTTTTCAGGATGTTAGTTCCCGCTCAGAAGGTGGGTAGTATCATTGGTCGCAGAGGAGAGTATATTAAGAAGACTTGTGAGGAGACAAAAGCTCGCATTAAGGTCCTTGATGGTCCTCCTGGGACCACTGAAAGAGCT GTGATGATATCTGCGAAAGAAGATCCAAGCCTGTCAATTCCGCCTGCTATGGATGGTCTTTTGAAGGTTCACAAGCGGATTGTTGATGTAGACACTGATTCAGCTAGAGCTCCACCAGTCACTGGGAGGCCAGTCACGACCAGACTACTTGTGGCAGCCTCACAGGCTGGAAACTTGATTGGGAAACAGGGTAGCACTATTAAGACTATTCAAGACACATCTCATTGCACCATTCGAGTAATTGGAGAAG AGCACCTTCCACTTTTTGCTCTTCCTGATGACAGTGTTGTTGAGATACAAGGAGAGCCCGCCGGCGTGCATAAAGCAGTTGAAATGGTTGCATCACATCTCAGGAAATTTTTAGTTGATCGTAGTGTAATTGGAGTATTTGAGATGCAA ATGCAAATGCCAAATGCTCGACCAAATCAGAACATGCCTCCGCCTGGACCTACTCAGTCATGGGCCCCTCCTCCATCCGGTTTTCCTGGGAGTGCTGGCGGTGGACCTGGTTATGGGCACAACACTCAGTATATGCCGCCTCCACGACAGTTCGATGCTTATTTTCCACCGGTAGACATGCCACCATTGGAAAAACAGCCGCGTCAGGGCCCCCCTCCTTATAGTAGAGATGCTTCAATGGGAGCTTATGGTAAAAATGTGCAAACACAACAATCTATGGTTACAAAG GTCACACAAAACATGCAAATTCCTTTGTCCTATGCTGATGCTGTTATCGGGACCTCTGGTTCAAATATTAGCTATGTTCGTCGGACCAGTGGTGCTTCTATTGCAGTTCAGGAAACAAGGGGTGTTCCTGGTGAGATGACTGTGGAGATAACTGGATCCGCAGCACAAGTGCAAACAGCGCAGCAATTAATTCAG AATTCTATTGCTGATGCTACCAGCTCAATGCAGAACACTGCGGCTGGACCACCTTCCCAAGGCTATAATCCTTATTCTCAAGGTCCTGTATATACTTCACCATCAGGTGGCACTGGTCATCCATCTGCGGGGGATTATGGTTCCATTTATGGATCCAGCTATGGTTATTGA